CCCGGCGTACTTGGGCACCCGGGCAACCGGGCACACGGGCGCCGTGCGGCGGCACCCCGCACCCCCGCATCCGTACGCGGCGGCCGGCACCCCGACACCCCCCGTACCCGGCGGGCACCCGGGCCCGGCCGCCGCACCGCCGGCCCGCCCCGGTCCTGGTGCCCGCGCAGACGATCGGACTTATGGTGCAAGGAGTCGGTTTCAGCTCGTCGCACTCCGGTGCGGACAGCCCGGCCCTCCAGTGCACGCGTGCTCGGAAAGGGTGGTCCCGATGCACCCAGCCCTCAACTCCGACGACCTGGTCCGGCTGCGCCGGCAGCGGCCCTATCCCGCGGTGTCGGTCCTGATGCCCACACACCGCCGCGAGCCGGACAACGCGCAGGACCCGGTCCGGCTGCGCAATCTGATGGCCGAGGCCAAGGAGCAGCTCAGGGCCGACCCGGCCGTCACCCGCGAGACCCGGATGGACGTGTCCGAGCAGCTCGACCGGGCGCTGGGCGAGATCGACCTGGCGCACGCGGAGGACGGACTCGTGGTCTTCGCGGCTCCGGGTGAGCACGAGGTCTGGACGCTGGGGCGTCCCGTGCCCGAGCGGGTGGTGTTCTCGGACACGTACCTGACCCGCAATCTCGTCTCGGCGCAGGCCGCGGAGCGCCCGTTCTGGGTCCTCGCGGTCGCCTCCGACCGCGCGTCGCTCTGGAGCGGTACGGCGGACCGGGTCACCGAGGACCACGCCGGGCCCTTCCCGATGTCGCGCAGCGCCGAGAACTTCGACGCCGAGCGCCAGGAGCAGATCGGCGACGTGCCGAGCGCCTTCATGGACGAGGCCACCCGGCACTTCCTGCGGGAGGCCGACACGGCGCTCGCCTCGGTGCTCAAGTCGGATCCGCGGCCGCTGTACGTGACCGGCGAACCCGCGGCGCTCGCGCTGCTGGACGACGTCGGCACGGCCGCCAAGGGCCAGGCCGTCCATGTGCCGCGGGGCGGGGTGGCCGGGCGGTCCGCCGACGCGGTCTGGCAGGCGGTGCGCCCGTTCGTCGAGGCGCGCGCCGAGCAGGAGGTCTCCGGCGTGCTGGAGGAGCTGGACCGGGCCAGGGGCAGGCGGGCGTTCGCCGCCGGGGTGGACGAGATCCACCAGAACGTGCAGACGGGCCGGGTCGCGCTGCTCGCCGTGGAGGAGAACTACCGGGAGACCGTGCGGGACACCGGCGGACACCTCCTGCCCGCCGAGCCCGGGGACCTGGACGCGCTGGTCGACGTCGTGGACGAGATCGTCGAGAAGTCCCTGGACACGGGGGCGGATGTGCGCTTCGTACCGGACGGCACCCTTGCGGGGATGGGCGGTATCGCGAGCGCCCTGCGCTACTGATCACCCGACGGGCGGCCGCCGTGCAGCACCGACCACCGCCGGACGCCCGCCGCGCACCGCCACCACCGCCGACCACCGACCACCGCCGGACGGCCGCCCCGCACCCACGGTCGCCCGCCGGACGCCCGTCCCGCACCACCGACCACCCGCCGGACGGCCACCGCCGCGGGACCTCCGGCCGGTCCCGCGGACCATGCCGCCGGATTCGCGGGAGCGCGGTGCCGGGCGGGCCGTTTGCGCCGATACTGGCAGAGGGTGTGCGGCGCGTTCCGCCACGGCCCGCCTGAGAGGACACCGTCCGGAGTGCTCGTCGCCAGTCTCATCAGGAGGTTCCCATGAGGATGCTCATCAACGTCCCCGAGACGGTGGTCGCGGACGGCCTGCGCGGCCTGGCCGCTGCGCATCCCGGGCTGAACGTCGACGTGGAGAACCGGGTCGTGGTCCGGGGCGACGCCCCGGTCGCGGGCAAGGTGGGTTTGGTGTCCGGCGGCGGGTCGGGGCACGAGCCGCTGCACGGCGGGTTCGTGGGGGTCGGGATGCTCTCGGCGGCGTGCCCCGGCGAGGTCTTCACGTCCCCGGTACCGGACCAGATGGCCCGGGCCGCGGCGGCGGTGGACAGCGGGGCGGGTGTGCTCTTCGTGGTGAAGAACTACACCGGCGACGTGCTGAACTTCGACATGGCGCAGGAGCTCGCCGAGGACGAGGGCGTCCAGGTGGCCAAGGTGCTCGTCAACGACGACGTGGCCGTCCAGGACAGCCTGTACACGGCGGGCCGGCGCGGCACGGGCGCCACGCTCTTCGTGGAGAAGATCGCGGGCGCCGCGGCCGAGGAGGGCGCCCCGCTGGAGCGGGTCGAGGCCGTCGCCCGCCGGGTCAACGAGCGGTCGCGCAGCTTCGGTGTCGCGCTCGGCGCCGTCACCACCCCGGCCAAGGGCACCCCGACGTTCGACCTGCCGTCCGGCGAGCTGGAGTTGGGAATCGGCATCCACGGCGAACCCGGCCGTGAACGGCGGCCGATGATGACCTCGCGGGAGATCGCGGACTTCGCCGTGGAGGCGGTCCTCGACGACCTCCGGCCGTCCAGTCCGGTGCTGGCCCTGGTCAACGGCATGGGCGCGACACCGCTGCTGGAGCTGTACGGGTTCAACGCGGAGGTCCACCGGGTGCTGGCCGAGCGCGGTGTGCCGGTGGCCCGGACCCTGGTCGGGAACTACGTCACCTCGCTCGACATGGCGGGCTGCTCGGTGACCCTGTGCGAGGCGGACGAGGAGATCCTGCGGCTGTGGGACGCCCCCGTGGAGACGCCCGCCCTGCGCTGGGGCCGCTGAGCCATGCCCGGCCCGGCCGGCGACGGCGGTGCCGCGTCCGCGGGCCGCGACGACGCGCACAAGGGAGCCGACGTGCCACGAGACGGAGACGCGGTGCTCGACGCGGAGTTCTTCCTCCGCTGGATGAACGCCCTCGCCCAGGCGGTGAACCGGGAGGCGGCGCGGCTCACCGAGCTCGACGCCGCGATCGGGGACGCCGACCACGGGACCAATATGCAGCGGGGTTTCACGGCGGTGACGGCCGCGCTGGAGAAGGACGCGCCGGACACCCCCGGTGCCGTACTGATGCTGACCGGGCGGCAGCTGATCTCGACGGTCGGCGGGGCTTCGGGGCCGCTGTACGGGACGCTGCTGCGGCGCGCGGGCAAGGCCCTCGGCGACGAGGCCGGGGTGTCGCGGGCGCAGCTCGCCGAGGCGCTGCGCGCGGGGATCGCGGCGGTGGCCCAGCTGGGCGGCGCGAAGGCCGGGGACAAGACGATGCTGGACGCGCTGGAGCCGGCGGCGGTGGCGCTGGACGAGTCCTTCGCTGCCGCGCGCGAGGCCGCGGAGGGCGGCGCGGCCGCGACCGTGCCGATGCTGGCGCGCAAGGGCCGCGCGAGCTATCTGGGCGAGCGCAGCGTCGGGCACCAGGATCCGGGGGCGACGTCCTCCGCCCTGCTGATCGGCACCCTCGAGGAGGCCGCGCGATGACCGGCGTGGTCGGGATCGTCCTGGTCTCGCACAGCGCGCAGGTCGCCGCGTCGGTCGCCGACCTCGCCAGGAGGCTGGCCGGCGCGGGCGACGGCGTGCCGGTGGCGGCGGCCGGCGGCACCGCGGACGGCGGCCTCGGCACCAGTTCGGAGCTCACCGCCCGCGCCGCGCACGAGGTGGACCGGGGGGCGGGGGTGGCGGTGCTGGTCGACATCGGCAGCGCCGTGCTGACGGTGAAGGCGCTGCTGGCCGAGGGGGACGAACTCCCGGAGCGGACCAGGCTCGTGGACGCGCCGTTCGTCGAGGGGGCCGTCGCCGCGGTGGTCACGGCGGCCGCCGGGGCCGATCTGGACGCGGTGGTGGCGGCGGCGGAGGAGGCGTACGGCTACCGGAAGGTGTGACCGTACGCATCCGTACGCGGCTTGTGATGCACCTGGTCAACGCACTAGTGTCGCAGGGCCTTGGTGAACGGGAAACCGGTGGAGTACCGGTGCGGCCCTCGCCACTGTGATCGGGAAGTCCGGCTCTCTCCGCAAGGAAGCCACTGGACCGCCGCGGGAGACCGCGGTGTCCGGGAAGGCGGAGCCCGGGCGGCATGACCCGTCAGCCAGGAGACCGGCCAGGGCGCGTTGTCCATCCACGAGGTGCTGGAGAGGTCTCCCAACCCATGCATATAGCCGAGGGGTTTCTGCCCCCTGTGCACGCGGCCGCCTGGGCCGCCGCGTCCGCCCCCTTCGTGATCCACGGTGTACGGGCGCTGACCCGTGAGGTCAGGGCGAACCCCGAGTCCACGCTGCTGCTCGGCGCGTCCGGCGCCTTCACCTTCGTGCTGTCCGCGCTCAAGATCCCTTCCGTGACGGGCAGTTGCTCCCATCCGACCGGAACGGGCCTGGGCGCGATACTGTTCCGGCCGCCGATCATGGCGGTCCTCGGCACGATCACCCTGCTCTTCCAGGCGCTGCTGCTGGCCCACGGGGGACTGACCACGCTCGGCGCGAACGTCTTCTCGCTGGCGATCGTGGGGCCCTGGGCCGGGTTCGGGGTGTACGCGCTGCTGCGGCGGTCCGGGGCGCCGCTGATGGTGGCCGTGTTCCTGGGCGCGTTCACCGCCGACCTGTCCACGTACTGCGTCACCAGCGTGCAGCTGGCGCTGGCGTTCCCCGACCCGGGCAGCGGTGTGGTGGGGGCCCTGGCCAAGTTCGGCGGGATCTTCGCGGTCACCCAGTTCCCGCTGGCGATCAGCGAGGGCCTGCTCACCGTCCTGGTGATGCGGCTGCTGGTGCAGTCGAGCAAGGGTGAGCTGACCCGGCTCGGGGTGCTCCTCCAGGGCGGGGCGAAGAAGGAGGCCGCAGTCCGATGAGCCGCAACGCGAAGATCAACACACTGCTGCTGGCGATCGTGGCCGCGCTGGCGGTGCTGCCGCTCGCACTGGGCCTGGGTGACCACAAGGAGGAGCCCTTCACCGGCGCCGACGGCGAGGCGGAGACCGCGATCACGGAGATCGCCCCGGACTACGAGCCCTGGTTCGCCCCGCTGTACGAACCGCCGTCCGGGGAGGTCGAGTCGGCCCTGTTCGCCCTCCAGGCCGCGCTGGGCGCCGGTGTCCTCGCGTACTACTTCGGGCTGCGCAGGGGCCGACGGCAGGGCGAGGCCCGGGCGGCGGCGCGGGACGGCCGGACGGCTACGCGGGACGGCCGGGCGGCGGACGCCGGTGCGGCCGATTCCGCCGGGACGGCCGATCCCGCCGGCGCGGGCGCGTAGTCCCCGATGCTGCCGATCGACGCGGCGGCGCACGGCAGCCGCTGGCGCGGCCGCCATCCGGGCGAGAAGGCGGCGCTCGGTCTGGGGCTGACGGTCTGCGCCGTCGCGCTGCCGCCGTGGCCGGGTGCCGTCCTGGTGGCCGCGGCCGCCGTCGCGGTGCTGCTCGGACCGGCCGGGGTGGCGCCCCGGCAGCTGTGGCGGGCCTGGCGCATCCCGCTGGGATTCTGCGTCACGGGTGCGGTTCCGCTGCTGTTCGCGGTGGGCGGCCCGGACGGCTTCCTGGCGCTCGCGCCCGACGGGCCCCTGCACGCGGTCCGGCTGCTGCTGCGGACGTCCGCGGCCTCGCTCGGGGTGCTGCTGTTCGCGTTCACCACCCCGATGTCCGACGTGCTGCCCCGGCTGGCCGGGGCGGGGGTGCCGGGGCCGGTGGTGGACGTGGCCCTGGTGATGTACCGGATCGCGTTCCTGCTGCTGGACGCGGTGCGCCGGATCCGCCAGGCGCAGGCCGCCCGGCTCGGTCACACCACCCGGGCGGCGGCCTGGCGGTCCCTCGCGGGGCTCGCCGCCACGGCGTTCGTGCGCGCCTTCGACCGGGCCCAGCGGCTGCAGACGGGGCTCGCCGGGCGCGGTTACGACGGGACGCTCCGGGTCCTGGTGCCGCCCGCGACGGTGTCCGTGCGCTTCCTGGCGGCGACCGCGGGCCTGCTCGCGGGGCTCGTCGCCCTCACCCTCGTACTGGAAAGGTCCGTCCTGTGAGCGGATCCGTGGACGCGAGCGGCGGCGGGGGCGCGGTCCCCCTGGTGGAACTGGCCGGCGCCGGGTTCTCCTACCCGGACGGGCCGCCGGTGCTGCGCGGTGTGGACTTCGCGGTGCCCGCGGGACGGTCGCTGGCGCTGTTGGGCCGCAACGGGAGCGGAAAGACGACCCTGATGCGGCTGCTGAGCGGCGGACTGCGCTGCGGCGAGGGCCGGCTGCTGCTGGACGGCGAGCCGGTGGGCCACGGCCGCGCAGGGCTGACCCGGCTCCGGACGACGGTGCAGCTGGTCGTGCAGGATCCGGACGACCAGCTGTTCGCCGCCTCCGTGGGCCAGGACGTGTCGTTCGGGCCGATGAACCTGGGGCTGCCGGAACCGGAGGTACGGGCCCGGGTCGCCGAGGCGCTCGACGCGCTGGACATCTCGGCGCTGGAGGACCGGCCGACGCATCTGCTGTCGTACGGGCAGCGCAAGCGGGCGGCGATCGCGGGCGCGGTGGCCATGCGGCCGCGGGTGCTGATCCTGGACGAGCCGACGGCCGGGCTCGACCCGCACGGCCAGGAGCGGCTGCTGGCGGTGCTGGAGCGGCTCCGGGAGTCCGGCACGACCGTGGTGATGGCCACGCACGACGTGGACCTGGCGCTGCGCTGGGCCGACGACGCCGCCGTGCTGTCCCCGGCCGGGCTGCGGACCGGGCCGGTCGCGGAGCTGCTGGCGGACCGGGAGCTGCTGGACGCGGCCCGGCTGCGGCGGCCCTGGGCGATGGCGGCCGAGGAGGTGCTGCGGGCCCACGGGCTGCTGGAGGCGGGCCGTCCGGGTCCGCGGACCCCGGAGGAACTGGACCGCTGGGCCGTACCCGCGTAGCGCATCTCACCCGGACCTCGTTGTGCAACTAGTTGCATAACGGGGCCTCCGGCGTCTACAAAAGGGGTCGACGCTTATCGCGCGAGGAGGCGCCCCGATGACCCCGACCCCGTACCCGCATCTGCTCAGCCCGCTCGACCTCGGCTTCACCACACTCCCGAACCGGGTGCTGATGGGCTCGATGCACATCGGCCTGGAGGAGGCCGAGAACGGCTTCGCGCGCATGGCCGCCTTCTACGCCGAGCGCGCCCGCGGCGGCGTCGGGCTGATCGTCACCGGCGGCATCGCCCCCAACGACGCGGGGCGCCCGTACGAGGGCGGTGCCAAACTCACCACCGAGCAGGAGGCCGCGCAGCACCGCACGATCACCGACGCGGTGCACGCGGAGGGCGGCCGGATCGCCATGCAGCTCCTGCACTTCGGCCGCTACGCGTACCACCGGGAGCTGGTGGCGCCGAGCGCGCTGCAGGCCCCCATCAGCCCGTTCGTCCCCCACGCCCTCACCGACGAGGAGGTGGAGCAGACCATCGAGGACTACGTCCGCGCGGCCGGGCTGGCGAAGTCGGCGGGGTACGACGGCGTCGAGATCATGGGCTCCGAGGGCTACCTCGTCAACGAGTTCATCGCGAGCGCCACCAACCACCGGGACGACCGCTGGGGCGGCTCCTACGCGAACCGGACCCGCTTCCCCCGCGAGATCGTCCGCCGTACCCGCGAGCACGTCGGCGACGACTTCATCATCGTCTACCGGCTGTCGATGCTCGACCTCGTGCCCGGCGGCTCCTCGCTCGACGAGGTCGTCGCGCTCGCCAAGGAGATCGAGGCGGCCGGCGCGACCATCATCAACACCGGCATCGGCTGGCACGAGGCCCGGATACCGACCATCGCGACCTCGGTGCCGCGCGCCGCGTACACCTGGGTGACCGAGAAGCTCATGGGCGCGGTGTCCGTACCGCTGGTCACCAGCAACCGGATCAACACGCCGGAGGTCGCGGAGCGGGTGCTCGCCGAGGGCCGCGCGGACATGGTGTCCATGGCACGGCCCTTCCTGGCCGACCCCGATTTCGTCGCCAAGGCCCGCGAGGACCGCGCCGAGACGATCAACACCTGTATCGGCTGCAACCAGGCGTGCCTGGACCACACCTTCAGCGGCAGGATCACCTCCTGCCTGGTCAACCCGCGGGCCTGCCACGAGACCGAGCTGGTGCTCTCCCCCACCCGGCTGCGCAAGCGGCTGGCGGTCGTCGGCGCCGGCCCGGCGGGCCTGGCGTTCTCGGTCTCGGCCGCAGAACGCGGCCACGACGTGACCCTCTTCGACGCGGCCGACGAGATCGGCGGGCAGCTGAACATCGCCAAGCGCATCCCGGGCAAGGAGGAGTTCGAGGAGACGCTGCGCTACTTCCGCACCCAGCTGGAGCTGCGCGGGGTGGAGGTCCGGCTCGGGACCTTCGCCACACCGGACCTGCTGACCGGGTACGACGAGATCGTGGTCGCCACCGGGGTCACGCCGCGCACCCCCGACATCGAGGGCGTCGACCACCCCAGCGTCGTCGGCTACCTCGACGTGCTGCGCGACGGCGCGGAGGTCGGCGAGCGGGTCGCCGTCGTCGGCGCCGGCGGGATCGGCTTCGACGTCGCGGAGTTCCTCACCGACGGCGGCGAGGGCGCGAGCCTCGACCCGGAGACCTACTTCCGGCAGTGGGGCGTGGACACCGGGTACGCCGAGCGGGGCGGGCTGCGGGCCCCGGAGCGGCCGCGGTCCCCGCGCACCGTGCACCTCCTGCAGCGCAAGTCCTCCAAGGTCGGCGCGGGCCTCGGCAAGACGACGGGCTGGATCCACCGCACGGAGCTCAAGCACCGCGGCGTCACGATGGTCGCCGGGGCGGCCTACGACCGGATCGACGACGAGGGCCTGCACATCACCGTCGACGGCACGGCGAGGACGATCCCCGTGGACACGGTGGTGCTGTGCACCGGCCAGGAGCCGAGGCGCGGCCTGTACGACGAGCTGGCCGCCGCGGGCCGCACCGTGCACCTCATCGGCGGCGCCGACGTGGCCGCCGAGCTGGACGCCAAGCGCGCCATCGACCAGGGCACCCGGCTGGCGGCCGGGATCTGACACCGCCTCCCTAGGATGCCGGTCATGTCCCTCCCGCACGCCATCCTCACCGCCCTGCTCGAGAAGCCGTCCTCGGGCCTGGAGCTGACCCGCCGCTTCGACCGGTCCATCGGCTACTTCTGGTCGGCGACGCACCAGCAGATCTACCGCGAACTGGGGAAGCTGGAGGAGGCGGGGCTGATCCGCGCCCTGCCCTCCGCCCAGCCGGCCAGGGGCAGGCGGAAGGAGTACGAGGTACTGCCCGCGGGCCGCGCGGAGCTGACCGGCTGGGTGGGCAGGAGCGAGGACCCCAAACCGGTCCGGGACGCGCTGCTGCTCCGGATGCGAGCGGCGGCGGTCGTGGGCACGGAAGGGCTGGAAGCGGAACTGGGCCGCCATCTGGACCTGCACCGGAGGCAGTTGGCGGAGTACGAGGACATCGAGAGGCGCCACTTCCCGCCGGAGCGGGACGCGGCCGAGGACCGTCTGCGGCATGTGGTGCTGCGCGGCGGGATCGAGCTGGAGCGGTTCTGGATCGGCTGGCTCACGGAGGCGCTGGCGGAGGTCGGGGGGCCGCCGCCGGCGCCCCGGCGGGGGTAGGCGGCGGGCGGCGACAGGCGGCGGCGGGCGACAGGCAGCGGGCGGCGGGCGGCGGGCGGCGGGCGTTCCCCGCCCGCGCCCGTGCCACCAGGCCCGGACGAATCCCTTCAGGGCGTGCGCGAGAGTCCCACCCGCCCTGCGGGCGGACGGAGCTGCTCTCGCGGCACGCATTACCACATCGCGCGCCTGCGGCTCGCTGCCCGTGATCTGCCCCTCGCCGCCGGGGATACTGGTCGGCCATGGCAGGACTCGCTGACCACGAGGGGCGGACATGGTGAACCACGCGCGGGACAAGGGCGGTCGGCGGCCGCACGGGAACGGACGGCACGCCGTCGTGATCGGGGGCAGCCTCGCCGGAC
The Streptomyces tirandamycinicus DNA segment above includes these coding regions:
- the cbiQ gene encoding cobalt ECF transporter T component CbiQ; this encodes MLPIDAAAHGSRWRGRHPGEKAALGLGLTVCAVALPPWPGAVLVAAAAVAVLLGPAGVAPRQLWRAWRIPLGFCVTGAVPLLFAVGGPDGFLALAPDGPLHAVRLLLRTSAASLGVLLFAFTTPMSDVLPRLAGAGVPGPVVDVALVMYRIAFLLLDAVRRIRQAQAARLGHTTRAAAWRSLAGLAATAFVRAFDRAQRLQTGLAGRGYDGTLRVLVPPATVSVRFLAATAGLLAGLVALTLVLERSVL
- a CDS encoding energy-coupling factor ABC transporter substrate-binding protein, which codes for MSRNAKINTLLLAIVAALAVLPLALGLGDHKEEPFTGADGEAETAITEIAPDYEPWFAPLYEPPSGEVESALFALQAALGAGVLAYYFGLRRGRRQGEARAAARDGRTATRDGRAADAGAADSAGTADPAGAGA
- a CDS encoding NADPH-dependent 2,4-dienoyl-CoA reductase, which produces MTPTPYPHLLSPLDLGFTTLPNRVLMGSMHIGLEEAENGFARMAAFYAERARGGVGLIVTGGIAPNDAGRPYEGGAKLTTEQEAAQHRTITDAVHAEGGRIAMQLLHFGRYAYHRELVAPSALQAPISPFVPHALTDEEVEQTIEDYVRAAGLAKSAGYDGVEIMGSEGYLVNEFIASATNHRDDRWGGSYANRTRFPREIVRRTREHVGDDFIIVYRLSMLDLVPGGSSLDEVVALAKEIEAAGATIINTGIGWHEARIPTIATSVPRAAYTWVTEKLMGAVSVPLVTSNRINTPEVAERVLAEGRADMVSMARPFLADPDFVAKAREDRAETINTCIGCNQACLDHTFSGRITSCLVNPRACHETELVLSPTRLRKRLAVVGAGPAGLAFSVSAAERGHDVTLFDAADEIGGQLNIAKRIPGKEEFEETLRYFRTQLELRGVEVRLGTFATPDLLTGYDEIVVATGVTPRTPDIEGVDHPSVVGYLDVLRDGAEVGERVAVVGAGGIGFDVAEFLTDGGEGASLDPETYFRQWGVDTGYAERGGLRAPERPRSPRTVHLLQRKSSKVGAGLGKTTGWIHRTELKHRGVTMVAGAAYDRIDDEGLHITVDGTARTIPVDTVVLCTGQEPRRGLYDELAAAGRTVHLIGGADVAAELDAKRAIDQGTRLAAGI
- the dhaL gene encoding dihydroxyacetone kinase subunit DhaL, with the protein product MPGPAGDGGAASAGRDDAHKGADVPRDGDAVLDAEFFLRWMNALAQAVNREAARLTELDAAIGDADHGTNMQRGFTAVTAALEKDAPDTPGAVLMLTGRQLISTVGGASGPLYGTLLRRAGKALGDEAGVSRAQLAEALRAGIAAVAQLGGAKAGDKTMLDALEPAAVALDESFAAAREAAEGGAAATVPMLARKGRASYLGERSVGHQDPGATSSALLIGTLEEAAR
- a CDS encoding PadR family transcriptional regulator, which produces MSLPHAILTALLEKPSSGLELTRRFDRSIGYFWSATHQQIYRELGKLEEAGLIRALPSAQPARGRRKEYEVLPAGRAELTGWVGRSEDPKPVRDALLLRMRAAAVVGTEGLEAELGRHLDLHRRQLAEYEDIERRHFPPERDAAEDRLRHVVLRGGIELERFWIGWLTEALAEVGGPPPAPRRG
- a CDS encoding chemotaxis protein — translated: MHPALNSDDLVRLRRQRPYPAVSVLMPTHRREPDNAQDPVRLRNLMAEAKEQLRADPAVTRETRMDVSEQLDRALGEIDLAHAEDGLVVFAAPGEHEVWTLGRPVPERVVFSDTYLTRNLVSAQAAERPFWVLAVASDRASLWSGTADRVTEDHAGPFPMSRSAENFDAERQEQIGDVPSAFMDEATRHFLREADTALASVLKSDPRPLYVTGEPAALALLDDVGTAAKGQAVHVPRGGVAGRSADAVWQAVRPFVEARAEQEVSGVLEELDRARGRRAFAAGVDEIHQNVQTGRVALLAVEENYRETVRDTGGHLLPAEPGDLDALVDVVDEIVEKSLDTGADVRFVPDGTLAGMGGIASALRY
- a CDS encoding PTS-dependent dihydroxyacetone kinase phosphotransferase subunit DhaM; translation: MTGVVGIVLVSHSAQVAASVADLARRLAGAGDGVPVAAAGGTADGGLGTSSELTARAAHEVDRGAGVAVLVDIGSAVLTVKALLAEGDELPERTRLVDAPFVEGAVAAVVTAAAGADLDAVVAAAEEAYGYRKV
- a CDS encoding energy-coupling factor ABC transporter permease; the protein is MHIAEGFLPPVHAAAWAAASAPFVIHGVRALTREVRANPESTLLLGASGAFTFVLSALKIPSVTGSCSHPTGTGLGAILFRPPIMAVLGTITLLFQALLLAHGGLTTLGANVFSLAIVGPWAGFGVYALLRRSGAPLMVAVFLGAFTADLSTYCVTSVQLALAFPDPGSGVVGALAKFGGIFAVTQFPLAISEGLLTVLVMRLLVQSSKGELTRLGVLLQGGAKKEAAVR
- the dhaK gene encoding dihydroxyacetone kinase subunit DhaK, coding for MRMLINVPETVVADGLRGLAAAHPGLNVDVENRVVVRGDAPVAGKVGLVSGGGSGHEPLHGGFVGVGMLSAACPGEVFTSPVPDQMARAAAAVDSGAGVLFVVKNYTGDVLNFDMAQELAEDEGVQVAKVLVNDDVAVQDSLYTAGRRGTGATLFVEKIAGAAAEEGAPLERVEAVARRVNERSRSFGVALGAVTTPAKGTPTFDLPSGELELGIGIHGEPGRERRPMMTSREIADFAVEAVLDDLRPSSPVLALVNGMGATPLLELYGFNAEVHRVLAERGVPVARTLVGNYVTSLDMAGCSVTLCEADEEILRLWDAPVETPALRWGR
- a CDS encoding energy-coupling factor ABC transporter ATP-binding protein; amino-acid sequence: MSGSVDASGGGGAVPLVELAGAGFSYPDGPPVLRGVDFAVPAGRSLALLGRNGSGKTTLMRLLSGGLRCGEGRLLLDGEPVGHGRAGLTRLRTTVQLVVQDPDDQLFAASVGQDVSFGPMNLGLPEPEVRARVAEALDALDISALEDRPTHLLSYGQRKRAAIAGAVAMRPRVLILDEPTAGLDPHGQERLLAVLERLRESGTTVVMATHDVDLALRWADDAAVLSPAGLRTGPVAELLADRELLDAARLRRPWAMAAEEVLRAHGLLEAGRPGPRTPEELDRWAVPA